The Pyxidicoccus sp. MSG2 DNA segment CTACGTTCAGCGGACAGGCCGACTCCCGAGCAGGGAAGAAGGGCTGCAGGCCCTCGTCGAAGCGGGCGTCCTGGAGAAGCTTCCGGTGGACCCGTGGGGCAATCCCTATGCGTTCTCCATCGCAGAGGACGGACACGCCGAGGTGTCGACCCTCGGCGTCGACGGAGTAACCGGGGGAGACGGAAGCGACGAGGACCTCGTGCGCCGCTTCCGGCTCTCCGTGCCCACACGCTGAGCCCGCGTCACTTGAACGCGGCCGCGTGCCTCCGTGCCCAGTCGGCGAACGTCCCCGGCTTGCGGCCCGTCACCTTCTGCACGGAGTCCGTCACCGTGGCCGTCCTGCCCACCTTCATCGCCGCGAGTAAATCCAGCAGCGCGTCCACGTAGGCGGCCGGCATGCCTGTGCCCACCATGGCCTGCTTCGCGGCGTCGGGCGGCACGTCCACGAACTTCACCTCGCGCCCGAGCGCCTTCGTCAACACCGCCGCCTGCTCCGCGCCGGACAGGGCCTCGGGTCCGGTCAGCGGGTACGCCTTGCCCTCGTGGCCCGGCTCGGTGAGCGCCTTCACCGCCACCGCGCCGACGTCCGCTGGGTCGATGACCGACGTCTTCCCCTCGCCCGTGGGCTGGTAGAAGGCCCCCTGTCCTTTGATGCTGCCGATGTTGCCGAGCATGTTGCTCATGAAGTTGACGGGCCGCAGGAACGTCCACGCCAGACCGGACGCCTCCAGCTGCTTCTCCACGGGACGGTGCCAGCGGGCGAAGGTAATCGCCTCCTCCTGCGCGCCGAGCAACGACAGCTTCACCACGTGCTTCACGCCCGCTTTCTTCGCGGCGTCGATCGCCTTCGCCTCCAGCGCCTGCCCATCCACGCCAGACCCGACGAGGAACAACTTCTCCACACCCCGCATCGCACGCTCCAGCGAGGCGGCGTCGCCGAGGTCCCCCTTCACGATGTCCGCCTTGCCCTCGAACTCGCGGGCCTTCGCCGGGTCTCTCACCAGGAGTCGGGGCCGGATGCCCGCCGCGATGAGCTGCCGCGCCACTTCGCCGCCGATGGTGCCCGTGGAGCCGGTCACCAGAATCGTGCCTGCCATGCCTGCCTCCTCGTGAGGGATGAACGCGCCCACCAGAAGGCAGCCCCGGCCCCGTGACAATGTCCCGGGGTGCCGGGTGTCCGTAACTGGTTACGTGCGCGCCTCGTGCTCGTGCGGGGGCCGGCTCTCCAGGAAGAGCTCGTCCACGAAGCACCACAGCCAGTCCTCTCCCGGCTGGAAGGACTGGATGACGGGGTGCTTCGTCTGGTGGAAGTGCTTCGTCGCGTGCTTGTTCCTGGAGTCGTCACAGCAGCCGATGTGGCCGCAGGACAGGCAGCGACGCAGGTGCACCCAGTCGTCGCCCATCTTCAGGCACTCCTCGCAGCCCTGCGGCGTCCGGGGCTCCGGGTCTCCCGCCGCTTCCACGTGGTCGCACGTCTCCGCCATGGTCCACCTCCGTCTCCACACCGTACGCACGCCGGGAGCGCGCCACATCCCCAGCGCCCGGGCAGTCGTGCGCGTGCCCCCGTGCATGCCCTGAATCCCACCGCGCCGGTGACTCCAGGCATGGCGTGTCCGTGGCCCCGTCTCCACGCTAGAGCCATATGGCCCCCGACACTCCGGCTCCTCCCTCCTCCGTGGCCTATGCGAGCAAGCAGGGCCGCGGCGTGCTGCTCGCCAGTGTGCTCGGCAGCGGCATGGCCTTCCTCGATGGCACCGCCGTCAACGTGGCCCTGCCGGCCATCGGCCGCGAATTGGGAGGGGGCATGTCGGGCCTCCAGTGGGCGGTGGACGCATACCTGCTCACGCTCGGCGCGTGGGTGCTCACGGGAGGCGCGCTGGGGGATGCGTGGGGGCAGCGCCGCGTCTTCCTCGTGGGCCTGGTGGCGTTCGCCGCGATGTCGGTGCTCTGCGGCCTGGCGCCGGGAGTCTGGACGCTCGCGCTGTTCCGCGCCGCGCAGGGGGTGGGGGCCGCGCTGCTCGTGCCCGCGAGCCTCGCGCTGCTGCGCACCTCCTTCGCGGAGGCGGACCGCCAGCGCGCCGTGTCCGCCTGGGCGGGGCTGTCCGGCGTCACCACGGCGGTGGGACCGCTGCTCGGCGGCTGGCTGGTGGATGCGGGCTCGTGGCGCATGGTCTTCTTCCTCAACGTGCCCGTGGGGGCGCTCGCCGTCTGGGTGGCGCTGCGCCACGTGCCGAACGACGCGCCGACGGGGGATGCGCACCGGCTGGACTTCGCCGGTTCGACCACGGCGGCGCTCGGCCTGGGCGGCGTCATCTACGCCCTCATCGAGGGCCCGGCCCATGGTTGGAATGCGCCCGCCATC contains these protein-coding regions:
- a CDS encoding type II secretion system protein GspG, with the protein product MPRRSLSHALQEAAKALLFIALVILGLLLLSTPIAHWVMEGCSRQDRARLDLLNLEKAFELYVQRTGRLPSREEGLQALVEAGVLEKLPVDPWGNPYAFSIAEDGHAEVSTLGVDGVTGGDGSDEDLVRRFRLSVPTR
- a CDS encoding SDR family oxidoreductase, whose product is MAGTILVTGSTGTIGGEVARQLIAAGIRPRLLVRDPAKAREFEGKADIVKGDLGDAASLERAMRGVEKLFLVGSGVDGQALEAKAIDAAKKAGVKHVVKLSLLGAQEEAITFARWHRPVEKQLEASGLAWTFLRPVNFMSNMLGNIGSIKGQGAFYQPTGEGKTSVIDPADVGAVAVKALTEPGHEGKAYPLTGPEALSGAEQAAVLTKALGREVKFVDVPPDAAKQAMVGTGMPAAYVDALLDLLAAMKVGRTATVTDSVQKVTGRKPGTFADWARRHAAAFK
- a CDS encoding ubiquitin carboxyl-terminal hydrolase 14, encoding MAETCDHVEAAGDPEPRTPQGCEECLKMGDDWVHLRRCLSCGHIGCCDDSRNKHATKHFHQTKHPVIQSFQPGEDWLWCFVDELFLESRPPHEHEART